CATGATCAAATGTGTGTTTATGATAGTCTTTATTTAATGTTAAAAAGTTTCTTAGAAGCCTATGAAAAAGAAGCCTATAAAATAGTTTTGGTTGATAATTATTGGGAAACGGAAGTAAATGAACAACTGGTATCGGAAATTAAGTTAAAATATAATCCTGTTAGACATGAAGTTGCTTTGGAATTAAGAGAACAAAATGAATACTTCTACTATCCTTAATAAACAATAATTTTGTTGGCTTATTCTGCTGAGAAAACTTGGTATGATTAATTAAAATTAGAAAAAAGAGGCTAGTTATTTTCTAAAATCAATATGTAATCATAATTGTTATTGTTTATTAATGATTATTTTTATCTGTTTTTTACGATATGTAAAAATATTAAAAATAGTGTCTTTTTCTTTTCTTCATATTATTTTGTAAAAATAATAGAATAATAATACCGATTGAAACACTTGCAGAAGAAATTAACCAAAAATTGTGGGCATAATTTTCCCCTTTATCGAGTACAAAACCTCCTAAGGGTGGCCCAATTAAATTACCAATTGCCCAACACTGAGAGTTGATAGCGAAATAGATTCCCCTTAGGGATGGGGGGGCAAGTTTGACAATAAATCCAGAGGCAGGAGGATTGTAGGTGGCAAGGGCGATCGCACTTATCAACACCGCTACCATAGCAGTTATAAAGGCATACTCTGTCAAATTTCCTGCCAACCAGATAAAAACAAAACCCACTGCCCAAAAAAGAAACGATAAAATTAATCCTTGAATGTGGCTTAGACGATTGAGAATTTTAACCACGGGTAATTGAAATAAAGCAGCAAAAGCAATATGGAGACTAAATAACCCACTAATACGAGTAATGGAAAAATCATCAGGATTAACGGCAAAATTAGTTAAATAAAGGGGTAAAGTGGACTGTAACTGCATAATATAAGTAGTAAAAATGATATTTACCACACAAAAAATCCAAAGATTATAATCCTTTAAGGTTTTTCGCCATCCTTGCCAAAAAGATTGA
This genomic interval from Cyanobacterium stanieri LEGE 03274 contains the following:
- a CDS encoding MDR family MFS transporter is translated as MTDKTPLDKQVWILAGGRMLLQFGTGFTLFYAPIFFVNQLGFSPTSVGIALGSASISGIVGRFLGGSWSDSPAWGRKKTLLLSAFISAFADVFLASTYDYPTLLIGNLLMGLGIGFYWPPAEAMIADLTTPEQRNFAFALNRLGDSVGLGCGVAIGGALIALTGSYRLLFIIDGISFVVFYGVIFWAIKESGEKERITQSFWQGWRKTLKDYNLWIFCVVNIIFTTYIMQLQSTLPLYLTNFAVNPDDFSITRISGLFSLHIAFAALFQLPVVKILNRLSHIQGLILSFLFWAVGFVFIWLAGNLTEYAFITAMVAVLISAIALATYNPPASGFIVKLAPPSLRGIYFAINSQCWAIGNLIGPPLGGFVLDKGENYAHNFWLISSASVSIGIIILLFLQNNMKKRKRHYF